In one Brevibacillus composti genomic region, the following are encoded:
- a CDS encoding GNAT family N-acetyltransferase, whose product MSFTIARATFEQKHILEHLLELYSHDFSEFIEIDVDEEGRYGYPQLGMYWTEPDRHPFLIRSGEKWAGFVLVRKIAGDHPDAGSSYSIAEFFIIRKYRRSGIGKAVAHEIFRMFPGRWEVFQLTTNLPAQAFWRKTIGEYTGGRYREKEENGKQFQLFHSP is encoded by the coding sequence ATGTCATTCACGATCGCCCGAGCCACATTCGAGCAAAAACACATTCTGGAGCATCTGCTAGAGCTCTACAGCCACGACTTCAGTGAATTCATCGAGATTGACGTGGATGAAGAAGGGCGATATGGCTATCCCCAGTTGGGTATGTATTGGACGGAGCCGGATCGCCATCCGTTTCTCATTCGATCGGGGGAAAAATGGGCAGGCTTTGTCCTGGTAAGGAAGATCGCGGGAGATCATCCCGATGCCGGCAGCTCCTATTCCATCGCCGAGTTCTTCATCATCCGCAAATACCGCCGGTCGGGGATTGGCAAGGCGGTCGCCCATGAGATTTTTCGCATGTTTCCCGGCCGGTGGGAGGTCTTTCAGCTTACAACCAACTTGCCCGCACAAGCGTTTTGGCGAAAAACCATCGGGGAGTATACAGGCGGCCGCTATCGCGAGAAAGAGGAAAACGGAAAGCAGTTCCAGCTGTTTCATTCTCCTTAG
- a CDS encoding YitT family protein has translation MIQEELPLEGVQGKSAHQKLSIAKLIKRALFILIGSTLFSVGLEIFLVPNHIIDGGIVGIAIITSHLSGLPLGLFLFVLNLPFLLLGYKQIGKTFALSTLLGVSTMSIVSSLLHDVQGVTDDSLLAAVFGGIILGIGVGLVIRYGGSLDGTEIIAILINKKTPFSVGEIVMFFNLFILGSAALVFGPDRAMYSLIAYYIAFKMIDLTIEGFQGSKSVWIITDNYRDVGDAIVARLGRTVTYLKGEGGYSGDDKNVVFCVITRLEEAKLKLIVEEVDPSAFLAVGNIHDVRGGQFKKRDIH, from the coding sequence ATGATACAGGAGGAGTTGCCTTTGGAAGGAGTCCAAGGAAAATCAGCACATCAAAAGCTATCCATCGCCAAGCTTATTAAGCGGGCCCTGTTTATCCTGATTGGTTCTACCCTGTTTTCGGTGGGGTTGGAAATTTTTTTGGTCCCCAATCACATTATTGACGGCGGGATTGTCGGGATCGCCATTATTACCTCTCACCTGTCGGGGCTGCCGCTCGGATTGTTTCTCTTTGTCCTCAACCTGCCGTTCTTGCTGCTCGGCTACAAGCAGATCGGCAAAACCTTTGCCTTGTCCACGTTGCTGGGCGTAAGCACCATGTCCATCGTCAGCTCTTTGCTGCATGATGTCCAAGGCGTAACCGATGACTCTCTGTTGGCCGCAGTCTTCGGCGGGATTATTCTGGGGATTGGTGTAGGTCTCGTCATTCGCTATGGGGGTTCGCTGGACGGAACGGAGATTATTGCAATATTGATCAACAAAAAAACGCCGTTTTCCGTTGGCGAAATTGTGATGTTTTTTAACCTGTTCATCCTGGGCAGCGCAGCTCTGGTATTTGGCCCGGATCGAGCCATGTACTCCTTGATTGCCTATTACATCGCCTTTAAAATGATTGATTTGACGATTGAAGGATTTCAGGGGTCGAAGTCCGTCTGGATTATCACGGACAACTACAGAGATGTCGGTGACGCGATTGTCGCCCGGCTCGGCCGCACGGTCACTTATTTAAAAGGAGAAGGCGGCTACTCCGGAGACGACAAAAATGTCGTGTTCTGCGTCATAACCCGGCTGGAAGAGGCCAAACTGAAGCTGATCGTCGAGGAAGTGGATCCTTCCGCTTTTCTGGCAGTTGGCAATATTCACGATGTACGGGGCGGACAGTTTAAAAAACGTGACATTCACTAG
- a CDS encoding GNAT family N-acetyltransferase, giving the protein MIIRAVRPEETEALSDLAFRSKAYWGYDEAFMEACRKELTILPAHLSSCHLRAAEQDGVLLGFYRLSPREHEAELADFFVDPAAIGRQVGKKLWLHMLELARAQQIARVWIHSDPHAEGFYAKMGAVRAGDVRSTVFPDRELPLMKIDLTG; this is encoded by the coding sequence ATGATCATTCGCGCTGTTCGCCCGGAAGAAACCGAGGCTCTCAGCGATCTGGCCTTTCGTTCCAAAGCCTACTGGGGCTACGACGAGGCATTCATGGAGGCTTGTCGCAAGGAACTGACGATTCTCCCTGCGCATCTGTCCAGCTGTCATCTTCGCGCAGCCGAACAAGACGGGGTTCTCCTGGGGTTTTACCGTTTGTCGCCCCGTGAACATGAGGCAGAGCTGGCCGATTTCTTCGTCGATCCCGCCGCCATTGGCAGACAGGTGGGGAAAAAGCTGTGGCTTCACATGCTGGAGCTGGCCCGAGCCCAACAGATTGCGCGCGTCTGGATTCACAGCGACCCCCACGCGGAAGGATTTTATGCCAAGATGGGGGCCGTTCGCGCCGGGGATGTCCGCTCTACCGTCTTCCCGGACCGCGAGCTCCCCTTGATGAAAATCGATTTGACCGGATAA
- a CDS encoding YjcZ family sporulation protein yields MGIFNGSDDFTLILVLFILLVIVGCDCD; encoded by the coding sequence GTGGGTATCTTCAACGGATCTGACGACTTTACGCTGATTCTCGTTCTGTTCATTTTGCTTGTCATCGTCGGCTGTGACTGTGACTGA
- a CDS encoding HAD family hydrolase yields the protein MGEKTHKLILFDLDDTLFDYTKSFEAGMRQTIRQHRLSADLDEDRFYRRLKAYSEELWPDLIENRISLQEYRHTRLVKTAAEWGRTVGEEESRDFQRMFLAACFEAIVPEPNVQACLHELAADYRLGIVTNGPEDMAYTKVERLGIAHLFPRESIVISEKVGHHKPDPRIFSAALEIFGLQPGETLFVGDNWEADVAGAMAAGMDAVWINPHKLAPPSGPVPYAVVERLVQLPALLARPM from the coding sequence GTGGGAGAGAAAACGCACAAGCTGATCCTGTTTGATCTGGATGACACCTTGTTTGACTATACGAAATCGTTTGAGGCCGGCATGCGGCAGACGATCCGGCAGCATCGCCTGTCTGCCGATCTGGACGAGGATCGTTTTTACCGCAGGCTGAAAGCATACAGCGAAGAGCTGTGGCCGGACTTGATCGAAAATCGGATCAGCCTGCAGGAGTACCGCCATACGAGACTGGTGAAGACCGCTGCGGAATGGGGACGGACCGTAGGCGAGGAAGAGAGCCGGGATTTTCAGCGGATGTTTCTGGCGGCCTGCTTCGAGGCGATCGTGCCGGAGCCGAACGTACAGGCATGCTTACACGAACTGGCTGCCGACTACCGGCTGGGGATTGTCACCAATGGACCGGAGGACATGGCGTATACCAAAGTGGAACGGCTCGGCATCGCCCATCTCTTCCCGCGCGAGTCCATCGTCATCTCCGAGAAGGTGGGGCATCACAAGCCGGATCCGCGTATTTTTTCCGCGGCGCTGGAGATATTCGGCCTGCAGCCGGGAGAGACCCTGTTTGTCGGAGACAACTGGGAGGCGGACGTAGCCGGTGCGATGGCGGCGGGCATGGACGCTGTCTGGATCAATCCGCATAAGCTGGCGCCGCCGTCCGGGCCTGTCCCCTATGCCGTCGTCGAGAGGCTGGTTCAGCTGCCGGCACTTCTCGCCCGCCCTATGTAA
- a CDS encoding acyl-CoA thioesterase, which translates to MTHQFDLVVRSTDIDFIGHVNNAKYLEYMEWARFDWICQKGFTLDELQRRGLMPVVVNLNINYRKELRMLEQVQVRTQVLAVGERSFVIRQELYTAKNQLAADADVTMVMIDGQTRRAVTLPADLAVELKQAMMLEE; encoded by the coding sequence GTGACGCATCAGTTTGATTTGGTCGTCCGTTCCACGGATATTGATTTTATCGGGCATGTAAACAACGCCAAGTACCTCGAGTACATGGAGTGGGCCCGTTTTGACTGGATCTGTCAAAAAGGCTTTACCCTGGACGAACTGCAGCGGCGGGGGCTGATGCCGGTCGTCGTCAATCTCAACATCAACTATCGGAAAGAATTGCGCATGCTGGAGCAGGTGCAGGTGCGCACGCAGGTCTTGGCAGTAGGCGAGAGGAGCTTTGTCATTCGCCAGGAGCTGTACACAGCGAAGAATCAGCTCGCTGCGGATGCGGACGTGACGATGGTGATGATCGATGGACAGACCCGGCGGGCAGTTACGCTGCCGGCGGATCTGGCTGTAGAATTGAAGCAAGCGATGATGCTGGAGGAATGA
- a CDS encoding DMT family transporter — protein sequence MNTVWKQQLFGGVCLALAAAIWGGVYVVSKVVLEVIPPFTLLIIRFAIASLVLGVFVVARREFIAKRDFPMIMAIAFVGVTISIGAQFLGTKLSTAHMGALITAASPAFIAIFAVSLLKERIHRKQIAGILLATVGVLIVIGVPDEADAQSSLIGNLILLVAAVSWGLYTVMSKKATMRYSSLAVTTYVALFGMIFTSPVMIWELSVTPVSWHFSWKIWAGVLYIGIISTAGAFYLWNKGFELMQAGSGAGFFFVQPIVGAALGWLLLGEHLGIGFFAGAAFIFLGVALSNLQQSAENKEGTPD from the coding sequence ATGAATACCGTATGGAAACAGCAGTTGTTTGGAGGGGTTTGCCTGGCTCTGGCCGCGGCTATCTGGGGCGGCGTCTACGTCGTGAGCAAGGTCGTGCTGGAGGTCATTCCGCCGTTCACCCTTTTGATTATCCGTTTTGCCATCGCTTCGCTGGTCTTGGGCGTCTTTGTCGTCGCGCGGCGCGAATTTATCGCCAAACGGGATTTTCCGATGATCATGGCCATCGCCTTCGTCGGCGTGACCATCTCGATTGGCGCGCAGTTTTTGGGGACCAAGCTCTCCACCGCCCATATGGGGGCACTGATTACGGCCGCTTCCCCTGCCTTTATCGCCATCTTCGCCGTCTCGCTGCTGAAGGAGCGCATTCACCGCAAGCAGATCGCGGGGATCCTGCTGGCGACGGTCGGCGTCCTGATCGTCATCGGCGTTCCGGACGAGGCAGACGCCCAGTCTTCCCTGATCGGGAATCTGATTCTGCTGGTGGCTGCCGTGAGCTGGGGCCTGTACACGGTGATGAGCAAAAAAGCGACGATGCGCTACTCGTCGCTGGCAGTTACCACCTATGTCGCCTTGTTCGGGATGATCTTCACCAGTCCCGTGATGATTTGGGAGCTGTCCGTCACGCCGGTCTCGTGGCATTTTAGCTGGAAAATCTGGGCGGGCGTCCTGTACATCGGGATCATTTCGACCGCCGGCGCCTTTTACCTGTGGAACAAAGGCTTCGAATTGATGCAGGCAGGCAGCGGCGCGGGCTTTTTCTTCGTCCAGCCGATCGTCGGCGCCGCCTTGGGCTGGCTGCTGCTGGGAGAACATCTGGGGATCGGCTTTTTTGCCGGAGCTGCCTTTATCTTTTTGGGCGTGGCGCTCTCCAATCTGCAACAATCTGCTGAAAACAAAGAAGGCACACCCGATTAG
- the brnQ gene encoding branched-chain amino acid transport system II carrier protein — protein MRELSKRETVTIGLMLFALFFGAGNMIFPPALGQAAGTHVWMAMLGFIITGVGLPLLGVVAVGLAGGGLSTLANRVHPLFGVIFTVIVYLAIGPFLAIPRTGTVSYEMAVLPFLPASAGQSWLPLFLSTLVFFAVTFWLSLHPSKLVDRIGKLLTPLLLLTIALMFVKGALSPIGEIGAPVGPYEKTPFFKGFLEGYLTLDALAAMVFGIVVTTAVREQGITDRKKISLATAKAGIVAALGLALVYLALGYLGATSQVLGASDNGGQILSGVVAQLFGQGGALLLGVAVTLACITTSVGLVTACSRYFSDLFPAISYKTMAAILCVFSTAVANVGLTQLISFSVPVLIAIYPLAIVLMLLSFLHTAFRGYSSVYIGAIIATAAISLIDGLVLLGAKLDQITAVYKNLPLYEEGIGWLLPAIAGSLLGFLWGSLRPRRSQEKTAYREKTSGTP, from the coding sequence ATGAGAGAATTATCCAAAAGAGAAACCGTCACAATTGGACTTATGCTGTTTGCCTTGTTCTTCGGGGCTGGAAATATGATTTTTCCACCGGCTCTCGGTCAGGCGGCCGGGACTCATGTCTGGATGGCCATGCTTGGCTTTATCATTACCGGAGTCGGGCTCCCGCTGCTGGGCGTAGTCGCGGTTGGTCTGGCCGGCGGCGGGTTGTCGACGCTGGCGAACCGCGTGCATCCGCTGTTTGGGGTCATCTTTACGGTGATCGTCTACCTTGCGATCGGACCATTTTTGGCGATTCCCCGGACAGGGACCGTATCGTACGAGATGGCGGTGCTGCCGTTCCTGCCTGCATCGGCCGGCCAGAGCTGGCTGCCGCTCTTTCTCAGCACGCTCGTCTTTTTTGCCGTAACGTTCTGGCTTTCCTTGCATCCGTCCAAACTGGTGGACCGGATCGGAAAGCTGCTGACCCCGCTTCTTCTGCTGACGATCGCCTTGATGTTCGTCAAGGGTGCACTGAGCCCCATCGGCGAAATCGGCGCGCCTGTCGGGCCATACGAGAAGACGCCGTTCTTTAAAGGCTTTCTGGAGGGCTATCTGACTTTGGACGCCCTCGCGGCCATGGTGTTTGGCATCGTCGTCACGACAGCAGTCAGGGAGCAGGGCATTACCGACCGCAAAAAGATCTCCCTGGCGACGGCCAAGGCCGGGATCGTCGCTGCACTGGGGCTGGCGTTGGTCTACCTGGCTCTGGGGTATCTCGGAGCGACCAGTCAGGTGCTCGGCGCTTCGGATAACGGCGGACAGATTTTGAGCGGCGTAGTGGCGCAGTTATTCGGTCAGGGCGGCGCATTGCTGCTCGGTGTCGCTGTCACGCTCGCCTGCATTACCACATCGGTCGGACTGGTCACGGCCTGCAGCCGCTACTTCTCTGATCTGTTTCCCGCGATCTCGTATAAAACGATGGCGGCCATCTTGTGCGTTTTCAGCACGGCCGTTGCCAACGTAGGCTTGACGCAGCTGATCAGCTTCTCCGTGCCTGTGCTGATCGCGATCTATCCGCTGGCGATCGTGCTGATGCTGCTCTCCTTCCTGCACACGGCATTCAGAGGCTACTCCTCGGTCTATATCGGAGCGATCATCGCGACTGCCGCGATCAGCCTCATCGATGGCCTGGTGCTGCTCGGGGCGAAGCTGGATCAGATCACCGCTGTGTACAAAAACCTGCCGCTGTATGAGGAAGGCATCGGCTGGCTTTTACCCGCCATTGCCGGCAGCTTGCTGGGCTTCCTCTGGGGAAGTCTTCGTCCGCGCCGTTCGCAGGAAAAAACCGCATACCGGGAAAAAACAAGCGGCACACCCTAA
- a CDS encoding spore coat protein, whose amino-acid sequence MFHTGNSCPTGKIKQNGTNSIQSMALFINQAQDPELRSMILRHYSAHVQDYNMKVEFVTQQAGSRDTLNVPSIAGQSFSPAPGHQYQPIQPQIKLSHLDDRAIATSYLLTLKRSGREYAWAAFETTTPPLRIFLEDAFRMCSHQAYEVWQYMVRKGWYAVSMAPAETVSTLGQVYQQVPYHQPMQGYQQ is encoded by the coding sequence TTGTTCCATACGGGCAATTCCTGTCCCACTGGCAAGATAAAACAAAACGGCACCAACTCGATTCAGAGCATGGCCCTGTTTATCAATCAGGCGCAAGACCCGGAGCTGCGCTCGATGATCCTGCGCCACTATTCGGCTCACGTACAAGACTACAACATGAAAGTCGAATTCGTGACGCAGCAGGCGGGCTCCCGCGATACGCTGAATGTCCCGTCGATCGCCGGCCAGAGCTTCTCGCCCGCTCCGGGGCATCAATACCAGCCGATTCAGCCGCAGATCAAGCTGAGCCATCTGGATGACCGGGCGATTGCGACCTCCTACCTGCTCACATTGAAGCGCTCAGGCCGGGAATACGCCTGGGCAGCCTTCGAGACCACCACTCCCCCGCTCCGCATCTTCCTGGAGGATGCCTTCCGGATGTGTTCCCACCAGGCTTATGAAGTGTGGCAGTACATGGTGCGCAAAGGCTGGTATGCGGTGTCGATGGCTCCGGCCGAGACTGTCTCCACCCTGGGCCAGGTGTACCAGCAGGTCCCTTACCACCAGCCGATGCAGGGTTATCAGCAATAG